In one Macaca nemestrina isolate mMacNem1 chromosome 2, mMacNem.hap1, whole genome shotgun sequence genomic region, the following are encoded:
- the LOC105477504 gene encoding NF-kappa-B inhibitor zeta isoform X1: MIVDKLLDDSRGGEGLRDAAGGCGLMTSPLNLGYFYGASPPAAAPGACDASCSASGPSAPGSPGSDSSDFSSASSVSSCGAVESRPRGGARAERQPVEPHMGVGRQQRGPFQGVRVKNSVKELLLHIRSHKQKGSGQAVDDFKTQGVNIEQFREWKNTVSYGGKRKGPDLFSDGPACKRPALLHSQFLTPPQTPTPGESMEDVHHNEPKQDSSADLLQNIINIKNECSPVSLNTVQVSWLNPVVVPQSSPAEQCQEFHGGQVFSPPQKYQPFQVNSPPQVIDQASLYQYSPQNQHVEQQPHYTHKPTLEYSPFSRPPQSPTYEPNLFDGQESPFCPNESLVSFLNNERESENIANPVPTSSSVQQQNDAHLHSFSMTPDSLCEAMAGHEMASDASNTSLPFPNIPGNPMNTTQLGKSFFQWQVEQEESKLANVSQDQFLSKDADGDTFLHIAVAQGRRALSYVLARKMNALHMLDIKEHNGQSAFQVAVAANQHLIVQDLVNLGAQVNTTDCWGRTPLHVCAEKGHCQVLQAIQKGAVGSNQFVDLEATNYDGLTPLHCAVIAHNAVVHELQRNQQPHSPEVQELLLKNKSLVDTIKCLIQMGAAVEAKDRKSGRTALHLAAEEANLELIRLFLELPSCLSFVNAKAYNGNTALHVAASLQYRLTQLDAVRLLMRKGADPSTRNLENEQPVHLVPDGPVGEQVRGTGGRGSTFWHSSLKHKGRLGCAGQRPAVAL; the protein is encoded by the exons ATGATTGTGGACAAGCTGCTGGACGACAGCCGCGGCGGAGAGGGGCTGCGGGACGCGGCGGGCGGCTGCGGCCTCATGACCAGCCCACTCAACCTGGGCTACTTCTACGGCGCGTCGCCGCCCGCCGCCGCCCCGGGCGCCTGCGACGCTAGCTGCTCGGCCTCGGGCCCCTCGGCGCCCGGCTCTCCCGGCTCCGACTCCTCGGACTTCTCCTCCGCCTCGTCTGTATCCTCCTGCGGCGCCGTGGAGTCCCGGCCGAGAGGCGGCGCCCGCGCCGAGCGCCAGCCAG TTGAGCCCCATATGGGGGTTGGCAGGCAGCAGAGAGGCCCTTTTCAAGGTGTTCGGGTGAAGAACTCGGTGAAGGAACTCCTGTTGCACATCCGAAGTCATAAACAGAAGGGCTCTGGCCAAGCTGTGGATGATTTTAAG acaCAAGGTGTGAACATAGAACAGTTCAGAG aATGGAAGAACACAGTATCATATGGTGGGAAAAGGAAAGGGCCCGATTTGTTCTCTGATGGACCAGCTTGCAAAAGGCCAGCTCTGTTGCATTCCCAATTTTTG ACACCACCTCAAACACCAACGCCCGGGGAGAGCATGGAAGATGTTCATCACAATGAACCCAAACAGGACAGCAGTGCTGATCTGCTTCAGAACATCATCAACATTAAGAATGAATGCAGCCCCGTTTCCCTGAACACAGTTCAAGTTAGCTGGTTGAACCCCGTGGTGGTCCCTCAGAGCTCCCCTGCAGAGCAGTGTCAAGAATTCCATGGAGGACAGGTCTTTTCTCCACCTCAGAAATACCAGCCATTCCAAGTCAACAGCCCCCCACAAGTGATAGACCAGGCTTCCCTGTACCAGTATTCTCCACAGAACCAGCATGTAGAGCAGCAGCCGCACTATACCCACAAGCCAACTCTGGAATACAGTCCTTTCTCCAGACCTCCCCAGTCCCCCACTTACGAACCAAACCTCTTTGATGGTCAAGAATCACCGTTTTGCCCGAACGAAAGCTTAGTTTCCTTTCTTAATAATGAAAGGGAATCTGAGAATATTGCTAATCCCGTTCCGACTTCCTCCAGTGTCCAGCAGCAAAATGACGCTCACTTGCACAGCTTCAGCATGACGCCCGACAGCCTCTGTGAGGCCATGGCGGGGCACGAGATGGCCTCTGACGCTTCAAACACTTCCCTGCCATTCCCAAACATCCCTGGAAATCCAATGAATACCACACAGTTAGGGAAATCATTTTTTCAGTGGCAAGTGGAGCAGGAAGAAAGCAAATTGGCAAATGTTTCCCAAGACCAGTTTCTTTCAAAGGATGCAGATGGTGATAC GTTCCTTCATATTGCTGTTGCCCAAGGGAGAAGAGCACTTTCCTATGTTCTAGCAAGAAAGATGAATGCACTTCACATGCTGGATATTAAGGAGCACAATGGACAG AGTGCCTTTCAGGTGGCAGTGGCTGCCAATCAGCATCTCATCGTGCAGGATCTGGTGAACCTCGGGGCGCAGGTGAACACCACAGACTGCTGGGGAAGAACACCTCTGCACGTCTGTGCTGAGAAGGGCCACTGCCAGGTGCTTCAG GCGATTCAGAAGGGAGCAGTGGGAAGTAATCAGTTTGTGGATCTTGAGGCAACTAACTATGATG GCCTGACTCCCCTTCATTGTGCAGTCATAGCCCACAATGCTGTGGTCCATGAACTCCAGAGAAATCAACAGCCTCATTCACCTGAAGTTCAGGAGCTTTTACTGAAGAATAAGAGTCTGGTTGATACCATTAAGTGCCTAATTCAAATGGGAGCAGCGGTGGAAGCGAAG GATCGCAAAAGTGGCCGCACAGCCCTGCATTTGGCAGCTGAAGAAGCAAATCTGGAACTCATTCGCCTCTTTTTGGAGCTGCCCAGTTGCCTGTCTTTTGTGAATGCAAAG GCTTACAATGGCAACACTGCCCTCCATGTTGCTGCCAGCCTGCAGTACCGGCTGACACAATTAGATGCCGTCCGCCTGTTGATGAGGAAGGGAGCCGACCCAAGTACTCGGAACTTGGAGAACGAACAGCCAGTGCATTTGGTTCCCGATGGCCCTGTGGGAGAACAGGTGAGAGGCACAGGAGGGAGAGGAAGTACTTTTTGGCACTCCAGTCTGAAACATAAAGGGAGATTAGGCTGTGCAGGGCAGAGGCCAGCTGTTGCTCTTTAG
- the LOC105477504 gene encoding NF-kappa-B inhibitor zeta isoform X4 produces the protein MGVGRQQRGPFQGVRVKNSVKELLLHIRSHKQKGSGQAVDDFKTQGVNIEQFREWKNTVSYGGKRKGPDLFSDGPACKRPALLHSQFLTPPQTPTPGESMEDVHHNEPKQDSSADLLQNIINIKNECSPVSLNTVQVSWLNPVVVPQSSPAEQCQEFHGGQVFSPPQKYQPFQVNSPPQVIDQASLYQYSPQNQHVEQQPHYTHKPTLEYSPFSRPPQSPTYEPNLFDGQESPFCPNESLVSFLNNERESENIANPVPTSSSVQQQNDAHLHSFSMTPDSLCEAMAGHEMASDASNTSLPFPNIPGNPMNTTQLGKSFFQWQVEQEESKLANVSQDQFLSKDADGDTFLHIAVAQGRRALSYVLARKMNALHMLDIKEHNGQSAFQVAVAANQHLIVQDLVNLGAQVNTTDCWGRTPLHVCAEKGHCQVLQAIQKGAVGSNQFVDLEATNYDGLTPLHCAVIAHNAVVHELQRNQQPHSPEVQELLLKNKSLVDTIKCLIQMGAAVEAKDRKSGRTALHLAAEEANLELIRLFLELPSCLSFVNAKAYNGNTALHVAASLQYRLTQLDAVRLLMRKGADPSTRNLENEQPVHLVPDGPVGEQIRRILKGKSIQQRAPPY, from the exons ATGGGGGTTGGCAGGCAGCAGAGAGGCCCTTTTCAAGGTGTTCGGGTGAAGAACTCGGTGAAGGAACTCCTGTTGCACATCCGAAGTCATAAACAGAAGGGCTCTGGCCAAGCTGTGGATGATTTTAAG acaCAAGGTGTGAACATAGAACAGTTCAGAG aATGGAAGAACACAGTATCATATGGTGGGAAAAGGAAAGGGCCCGATTTGTTCTCTGATGGACCAGCTTGCAAAAGGCCAGCTCTGTTGCATTCCCAATTTTTG ACACCACCTCAAACACCAACGCCCGGGGAGAGCATGGAAGATGTTCATCACAATGAACCCAAACAGGACAGCAGTGCTGATCTGCTTCAGAACATCATCAACATTAAGAATGAATGCAGCCCCGTTTCCCTGAACACAGTTCAAGTTAGCTGGTTGAACCCCGTGGTGGTCCCTCAGAGCTCCCCTGCAGAGCAGTGTCAAGAATTCCATGGAGGACAGGTCTTTTCTCCACCTCAGAAATACCAGCCATTCCAAGTCAACAGCCCCCCACAAGTGATAGACCAGGCTTCCCTGTACCAGTATTCTCCACAGAACCAGCATGTAGAGCAGCAGCCGCACTATACCCACAAGCCAACTCTGGAATACAGTCCTTTCTCCAGACCTCCCCAGTCCCCCACTTACGAACCAAACCTCTTTGATGGTCAAGAATCACCGTTTTGCCCGAACGAAAGCTTAGTTTCCTTTCTTAATAATGAAAGGGAATCTGAGAATATTGCTAATCCCGTTCCGACTTCCTCCAGTGTCCAGCAGCAAAATGACGCTCACTTGCACAGCTTCAGCATGACGCCCGACAGCCTCTGTGAGGCCATGGCGGGGCACGAGATGGCCTCTGACGCTTCAAACACTTCCCTGCCATTCCCAAACATCCCTGGAAATCCAATGAATACCACACAGTTAGGGAAATCATTTTTTCAGTGGCAAGTGGAGCAGGAAGAAAGCAAATTGGCAAATGTTTCCCAAGACCAGTTTCTTTCAAAGGATGCAGATGGTGATAC GTTCCTTCATATTGCTGTTGCCCAAGGGAGAAGAGCACTTTCCTATGTTCTAGCAAGAAAGATGAATGCACTTCACATGCTGGATATTAAGGAGCACAATGGACAG AGTGCCTTTCAGGTGGCAGTGGCTGCCAATCAGCATCTCATCGTGCAGGATCTGGTGAACCTCGGGGCGCAGGTGAACACCACAGACTGCTGGGGAAGAACACCTCTGCACGTCTGTGCTGAGAAGGGCCACTGCCAGGTGCTTCAG GCGATTCAGAAGGGAGCAGTGGGAAGTAATCAGTTTGTGGATCTTGAGGCAACTAACTATGATG GCCTGACTCCCCTTCATTGTGCAGTCATAGCCCACAATGCTGTGGTCCATGAACTCCAGAGAAATCAACAGCCTCATTCACCTGAAGTTCAGGAGCTTTTACTGAAGAATAAGAGTCTGGTTGATACCATTAAGTGCCTAATTCAAATGGGAGCAGCGGTGGAAGCGAAG GATCGCAAAAGTGGCCGCACAGCCCTGCATTTGGCAGCTGAAGAAGCAAATCTGGAACTCATTCGCCTCTTTTTGGAGCTGCCCAGTTGCCTGTCTTTTGTGAATGCAAAG GCTTACAATGGCAACACTGCCCTCCATGTTGCTGCCAGCCTGCAGTACCGGCTGACACAATTAGATGCCGTCCGCCTGTTGATGAGGAAGGGAGCCGACCCAAGTACTCGGAACTTGGAGAACGAACAGCCAGTGCATTTGGTTCCCGATGGCCCTGTGGGAGAACAG ATCCGACGTATCCTGAAGGGGAAGTCCATTCAGCAGAGAGCTCCACCGTATTAG
- the LOC105477504 gene encoding NF-kappa-B inhibitor zeta isoform X3, whose translation MGVGRQQRGPFQGVRVKNSVKELLLHIRSHKQKGSGQAVDDFKTQGVNIEQFREWKNTVSYGGKRKGPDLFSDGPACKRPALLHSQFLTPPQTPTPGESMEDVHHNEPKQDSSADLLQNIINIKNECSPVSLNTVQVSWLNPVVVPQSSPAEQCQEFHGGQVFSPPQKYQPFQVNSPPQVIDQASLYQYSPQNQHVEQQPHYTHKPTLEYSPFSRPPQSPTYEPNLFDGQESPFCPNESLVSFLNNERESENIANPVPTSSSVQQQNDAHLHSFSMTPDSLCEAMAGHEMASDASNTSLPFPNIPGNPMNTTQLGKSFFQWQVEQEESKLANVSQDQFLSKDADGDTFLHIAVAQGRRALSYVLARKMNALHMLDIKEHNGQSAFQVAVAANQHLIVQDLVNLGAQVNTTDCWGRTPLHVCAEKGHCQVLQAIQKGAVGSNQFVDLEATNYDGLTPLHCAVIAHNAVVHELQRNQQPHSPEVQELLLKNKSLVDTIKCLIQMGAAVEAKDRKSGRTALHLAAEEANLELIRLFLELPSCLSFVNAKAYNGNTALHVAASLQYRLTQLDAVRLLMRKGADPSTRNLENEQPVHLVPDGPVGEQVRGTGGRGSTFWHSSLKHKGRLGCAGQRPAVAL comes from the exons ATGGGGGTTGGCAGGCAGCAGAGAGGCCCTTTTCAAGGTGTTCGGGTGAAGAACTCGGTGAAGGAACTCCTGTTGCACATCCGAAGTCATAAACAGAAGGGCTCTGGCCAAGCTGTGGATGATTTTAAG acaCAAGGTGTGAACATAGAACAGTTCAGAG aATGGAAGAACACAGTATCATATGGTGGGAAAAGGAAAGGGCCCGATTTGTTCTCTGATGGACCAGCTTGCAAAAGGCCAGCTCTGTTGCATTCCCAATTTTTG ACACCACCTCAAACACCAACGCCCGGGGAGAGCATGGAAGATGTTCATCACAATGAACCCAAACAGGACAGCAGTGCTGATCTGCTTCAGAACATCATCAACATTAAGAATGAATGCAGCCCCGTTTCCCTGAACACAGTTCAAGTTAGCTGGTTGAACCCCGTGGTGGTCCCTCAGAGCTCCCCTGCAGAGCAGTGTCAAGAATTCCATGGAGGACAGGTCTTTTCTCCACCTCAGAAATACCAGCCATTCCAAGTCAACAGCCCCCCACAAGTGATAGACCAGGCTTCCCTGTACCAGTATTCTCCACAGAACCAGCATGTAGAGCAGCAGCCGCACTATACCCACAAGCCAACTCTGGAATACAGTCCTTTCTCCAGACCTCCCCAGTCCCCCACTTACGAACCAAACCTCTTTGATGGTCAAGAATCACCGTTTTGCCCGAACGAAAGCTTAGTTTCCTTTCTTAATAATGAAAGGGAATCTGAGAATATTGCTAATCCCGTTCCGACTTCCTCCAGTGTCCAGCAGCAAAATGACGCTCACTTGCACAGCTTCAGCATGACGCCCGACAGCCTCTGTGAGGCCATGGCGGGGCACGAGATGGCCTCTGACGCTTCAAACACTTCCCTGCCATTCCCAAACATCCCTGGAAATCCAATGAATACCACACAGTTAGGGAAATCATTTTTTCAGTGGCAAGTGGAGCAGGAAGAAAGCAAATTGGCAAATGTTTCCCAAGACCAGTTTCTTTCAAAGGATGCAGATGGTGATAC GTTCCTTCATATTGCTGTTGCCCAAGGGAGAAGAGCACTTTCCTATGTTCTAGCAAGAAAGATGAATGCACTTCACATGCTGGATATTAAGGAGCACAATGGACAG AGTGCCTTTCAGGTGGCAGTGGCTGCCAATCAGCATCTCATCGTGCAGGATCTGGTGAACCTCGGGGCGCAGGTGAACACCACAGACTGCTGGGGAAGAACACCTCTGCACGTCTGTGCTGAGAAGGGCCACTGCCAGGTGCTTCAG GCGATTCAGAAGGGAGCAGTGGGAAGTAATCAGTTTGTGGATCTTGAGGCAACTAACTATGATG GCCTGACTCCCCTTCATTGTGCAGTCATAGCCCACAATGCTGTGGTCCATGAACTCCAGAGAAATCAACAGCCTCATTCACCTGAAGTTCAGGAGCTTTTACTGAAGAATAAGAGTCTGGTTGATACCATTAAGTGCCTAATTCAAATGGGAGCAGCGGTGGAAGCGAAG GATCGCAAAAGTGGCCGCACAGCCCTGCATTTGGCAGCTGAAGAAGCAAATCTGGAACTCATTCGCCTCTTTTTGGAGCTGCCCAGTTGCCTGTCTTTTGTGAATGCAAAG GCTTACAATGGCAACACTGCCCTCCATGTTGCTGCCAGCCTGCAGTACCGGCTGACACAATTAGATGCCGTCCGCCTGTTGATGAGGAAGGGAGCCGACCCAAGTACTCGGAACTTGGAGAACGAACAGCCAGTGCATTTGGTTCCCGATGGCCCTGTGGGAGAACAGGTGAGAGGCACAGGAGGGAGAGGAAGTACTTTTTGGCACTCCAGTCTGAAACATAAAGGGAGATTAGGCTGTGCAGGGCAGAGGCCAGCTGTTGCTCTTTAG
- the LOC105477504 gene encoding NF-kappa-B inhibitor zeta isoform X2: MIVDKLLDDSRGGEGLRDAAGGCGLMTSPLNLGYFYGASPPAAAPGACDASCSASGPSAPGSPGSDSSDFSSASSVSSCGAVESRPRGGARAERQPVEPHMGVGRQQRGPFQGVRVKNSVKELLLHIRSHKQKGSGQAVDDFKTQGVNIEQFREWKNTVSYGGKRKGPDLFSDGPACKRPALLHSQFLTPPQTPTPGESMEDVHHNEPKQDSSADLLQNIINIKNECSPVSLNTVQVSWLNPVVVPQSSPAEQCQEFHGGQVFSPPQKYQPFQVNSPPQVIDQASLYQYSPQNQHVEQQPHYTHKPTLEYSPFSRPPQSPTYEPNLFDGQESPFCPNESLVSFLNNERESENIANPVPTSSSVQQQNDAHLHSFSMTPDSLCEAMAGHEMASDASNTSLPFPNIPGNPMNTTQLGKSFFQWQVEQEESKLANVSQDQFLSKDADGDTFLHIAVAQGRRALSYVLARKMNALHMLDIKEHNGQSAFQVAVAANQHLIVQDLVNLGAQVNTTDCWGRTPLHVCAEKGHCQVLQAIQKGAVGSNQFVDLEATNYDGLTPLHCAVIAHNAVVHELQRNQQPHSPEVQELLLKNKSLVDTIKCLIQMGAAVEAKDRKSGRTALHLAAEEANLELIRLFLELPSCLSFVNAKAYNGNTALHVAASLQYRLTQLDAVRLLMRKGADPSTRNLENEQPVHLVPDGPVGEQIRRILKGKSIQQRAPPY, encoded by the exons ATGATTGTGGACAAGCTGCTGGACGACAGCCGCGGCGGAGAGGGGCTGCGGGACGCGGCGGGCGGCTGCGGCCTCATGACCAGCCCACTCAACCTGGGCTACTTCTACGGCGCGTCGCCGCCCGCCGCCGCCCCGGGCGCCTGCGACGCTAGCTGCTCGGCCTCGGGCCCCTCGGCGCCCGGCTCTCCCGGCTCCGACTCCTCGGACTTCTCCTCCGCCTCGTCTGTATCCTCCTGCGGCGCCGTGGAGTCCCGGCCGAGAGGCGGCGCCCGCGCCGAGCGCCAGCCAG TTGAGCCCCATATGGGGGTTGGCAGGCAGCAGAGAGGCCCTTTTCAAGGTGTTCGGGTGAAGAACTCGGTGAAGGAACTCCTGTTGCACATCCGAAGTCATAAACAGAAGGGCTCTGGCCAAGCTGTGGATGATTTTAAG acaCAAGGTGTGAACATAGAACAGTTCAGAG aATGGAAGAACACAGTATCATATGGTGGGAAAAGGAAAGGGCCCGATTTGTTCTCTGATGGACCAGCTTGCAAAAGGCCAGCTCTGTTGCATTCCCAATTTTTG ACACCACCTCAAACACCAACGCCCGGGGAGAGCATGGAAGATGTTCATCACAATGAACCCAAACAGGACAGCAGTGCTGATCTGCTTCAGAACATCATCAACATTAAGAATGAATGCAGCCCCGTTTCCCTGAACACAGTTCAAGTTAGCTGGTTGAACCCCGTGGTGGTCCCTCAGAGCTCCCCTGCAGAGCAGTGTCAAGAATTCCATGGAGGACAGGTCTTTTCTCCACCTCAGAAATACCAGCCATTCCAAGTCAACAGCCCCCCACAAGTGATAGACCAGGCTTCCCTGTACCAGTATTCTCCACAGAACCAGCATGTAGAGCAGCAGCCGCACTATACCCACAAGCCAACTCTGGAATACAGTCCTTTCTCCAGACCTCCCCAGTCCCCCACTTACGAACCAAACCTCTTTGATGGTCAAGAATCACCGTTTTGCCCGAACGAAAGCTTAGTTTCCTTTCTTAATAATGAAAGGGAATCTGAGAATATTGCTAATCCCGTTCCGACTTCCTCCAGTGTCCAGCAGCAAAATGACGCTCACTTGCACAGCTTCAGCATGACGCCCGACAGCCTCTGTGAGGCCATGGCGGGGCACGAGATGGCCTCTGACGCTTCAAACACTTCCCTGCCATTCCCAAACATCCCTGGAAATCCAATGAATACCACACAGTTAGGGAAATCATTTTTTCAGTGGCAAGTGGAGCAGGAAGAAAGCAAATTGGCAAATGTTTCCCAAGACCAGTTTCTTTCAAAGGATGCAGATGGTGATAC GTTCCTTCATATTGCTGTTGCCCAAGGGAGAAGAGCACTTTCCTATGTTCTAGCAAGAAAGATGAATGCACTTCACATGCTGGATATTAAGGAGCACAATGGACAG AGTGCCTTTCAGGTGGCAGTGGCTGCCAATCAGCATCTCATCGTGCAGGATCTGGTGAACCTCGGGGCGCAGGTGAACACCACAGACTGCTGGGGAAGAACACCTCTGCACGTCTGTGCTGAGAAGGGCCACTGCCAGGTGCTTCAG GCGATTCAGAAGGGAGCAGTGGGAAGTAATCAGTTTGTGGATCTTGAGGCAACTAACTATGATG GCCTGACTCCCCTTCATTGTGCAGTCATAGCCCACAATGCTGTGGTCCATGAACTCCAGAGAAATCAACAGCCTCATTCACCTGAAGTTCAGGAGCTTTTACTGAAGAATAAGAGTCTGGTTGATACCATTAAGTGCCTAATTCAAATGGGAGCAGCGGTGGAAGCGAAG GATCGCAAAAGTGGCCGCACAGCCCTGCATTTGGCAGCTGAAGAAGCAAATCTGGAACTCATTCGCCTCTTTTTGGAGCTGCCCAGTTGCCTGTCTTTTGTGAATGCAAAG GCTTACAATGGCAACACTGCCCTCCATGTTGCTGCCAGCCTGCAGTACCGGCTGACACAATTAGATGCCGTCCGCCTGTTGATGAGGAAGGGAGCCGACCCAAGTACTCGGAACTTGGAGAACGAACAGCCAGTGCATTTGGTTCCCGATGGCCCTGTGGGAGAACAG ATCCGACGTATCCTGAAGGGGAAGTCCATTCAGCAGAGAGCTCCACCGTATTAG